A window of the Henckelia pumila isolate YLH828 chromosome 3, ASM3356847v2, whole genome shotgun sequence genome harbors these coding sequences:
- the LOC140892411 gene encoding cytochrome P450 84A1-like has translation MENLIQFNPNMISLALPILLLVFITLWLRNFARRNPFPPGPKGLPLIGNLLSMKTLTHRSLAELAEVYGGLCHLKMGQLHMVAVSTPEMARQVLQTQDNLFANRPATVAIRYLTYDRSDMAFAHYGPFWRQMRKICVTKVFSRKRAESWASVREEIGSFLKNVDARIGSSHVNLGEMVLGLTRDITYRAAFGSKSEEGQEEFLRIMQVFSKLFGEFNVVDFMPWLGWINYQVGDLNKRLDRARRSLDVFIDKIIDDHLEKKRNRKNSDGFEDDMVDELMEFYDENGGKSDLGSAMRITRDNIKALIMDVMFGGTETVASSIEWAMAELMKSWEDLTKLQQELADVVGLDRNVHESDLDKLTYLKCVVKETLRLHPPIPLLLHETATDTVVDGFKIPARARVMINSWAIGRDKNAWDDPNTFKPSRFLEGGAPDFQGSNFEFIPFGSGRRSCPGMQLGLYALELTVANLCHCFNWTLPDGMKASELDMNDVFGLTAPRAVQLVAIPSRRLTRLI, from the exons ATGGAGAATTTAATCCAATTCAACCCAAACATGATATCCTTAGCCTTGCCAATATTACTTCTTGTTTTCATCACTCTCTGGTTGAGAAATTTTGCAAGAAGAAACCCTTTTCCTCCAGGGCCAAAGGGTTTACCATTGATAGGCAACTTGCTTTCGATGAAAACTTTAACCCACCGCAGCCTGGCGGAGCTGGCGGAGGTCTACGGCGGTTTGTGCCACCTGAAAATGGGGCAGCTCCACATGGTGGCGGTGTCCACGCCGGAGATGGCAAGACAAGTCCTGCAAACACAAGACAACTTGTTCGCGAATCGTCCCGCCACGGTTGCGATAAGGTACCTTACCTACGACAGATCGGACATGGCTTTTGCACACTACGGACCCTTTTGGAGGCAGATGAGGAAGATTTGTGTGACTAAGGTTTTCAGTCGAAAGAGGGCGGAATCGTGGGCGTCGGTTCGCGAAGAGATCGGTTCGTTTTTGAAGAATGTCGATGCTAGGATAGGTTCATCTCATGTCAATCTTGGTGAGATGGTGCTCGGGTTGACTAGGGATATCACCTATAGGGCTGCTTTCGGATCCAAATCGGAAGAAGGACAAGAGGAGTTCTTGAGGATCATGCAAGTATTTTCCAAACTTTTCGGAGAATTTAATGTTGTGGATTTCATGCCTTGGTTGGGTTGGATTAATTATCAAGTGGGAGATTTAAACAAGAGGCTTGATAGAGCTAGAAGATCGTTGGACGTGTTCATCGATAAGATCATAGATGATCATctagaaaagaagagaaatagaAAAAATAGTGATGGTTTTGAGGATGATATGGTCGATGAGTTGATGGAATTTTATGATGAAAATGGAGGAAAAAGTGATTTAGGGTCGGCCATGAGAATTACTAGAGACAACATCAAGGCCTTGATCATG GATGTCATGTTTGGAGGGACAGAAACAGTGGCATCTTCCATAGAGTGGGCCATGGCAGAGCTAATGAAGAGCTGGGAGGACCTAACCAAACTACAACAAGAGCTAGCTGACGTAGTTGGACTAGACCGGAACGTCCACGAGTCCGACCTCGACAAGCTCACATACCTCAAATGCGTCGTCAAAGAAACCCTCCGCCTCCACCCTCCGATCCCCCTCCTCCTCCACGAGACCGCCACCGACACGGTGGTTGACGGGTTCAAGATACCGGCTAGGGCACGCGTGATGATAAACTCGTGGGCCATCGGTCGGGACAAGAATGCATGGGATGACCCCAACACATTCAAGCCCTCAAGGTTCCTAGAAGGTGGTGCACCGGACTTCCAAGGAAGTAACTTTGAGTTTATAccattcgggtcgggtcggagGTCCTGTCCGGGTATGCAGTTAGGGCTCTATGCATTGGAGTTGACCGTGGCTAACCTTTGCCATTGCTTCAATTGGACTTTACCGGATGGCATGAAGGCTAGTGAGCTTGATATGAATGATGTGTTTGGACTCACAGCACCTAGGGCAGTTCAACTTGTAGCTATCCCGAGTCGTCGCCTCACTCGACTAATTTAG
- the LOC140892254 gene encoding GATA transcription factor 7-like: MEYCIEARALKSSFLSQMAMKTNSQMFHNDDVWCFAGMNSVNSDDFPVEDLLNLDSPDKEFQEGCVFQGAEQDDDGKKLTQERNLENSDVISGEFQSLSAGDLVVPVDELENLEWLSQFVDDSTSAFSLLCPAGNFSGRNGRFSGNSPPLNISAVQKPRSPCFPLPLPTKPRSHRPRSKGRPWPLPWPPSNAAESSSTSLSSHGSSTLTPLFLENPVQKTLWFEKPPAKKQKRKPEADGGVISGRRCAHCQVQKTPQWRAGPLGPKTLCNACGVRFKSGRLFPEYRPACSPNFSQENHSNSHRKVLEMRRRKEIPVEPDLMVQSF; the protein is encoded by the exons atGGAATATTGCATTGAGGCGAGAGCGTTGAAATCCAGTTTCCTTTCGCAAATGGCCATGAAAACGAATTCCCAGATGTTCCACAACGATGATGTGTGGTGTTTCGCCGGAATGAACAGTGTGAATTCCGATGATTTCCCCGTCGAAGACCTCCTTAACCTCGATTCTCCCGATAAGGAGTTTCAGGAGGGGTGTGTTTTTCAGGGGGCGGAGCAAGATGATGACGGGAAAAAGCTGACCCAGGAGAGGAATTTGGAGAATTCGGACGTCATTTCCGGTGAATTTCAGAGCCTTTCCGCCGGAGACCTCGTCGTTCCG GTTGATGAATTGGAGAACCTTGAGTGGTTATCGCAATTTGTGGACGATTCCACTTCAGCGTTCTCTCTGTTGTGTCCCGCCGGGAATTTTTCCGGTAGAAATGGACGATTCTCCGGGAACTCTCCGCCGCTCAACATTTCCGCGGTTCAGAAACCCCGGTCCCCGTGCTTCCCGTTGCCGCTTCCGACGAAACCGAGGAGCCACCGGCCCAGGTCTAAAGGTCGGCCGTGGCCGCTGCCGTGGCCGCCGTCGAACGCCGCCGAGTCTTCTTCAACATCCCTGTCTTCACACGGTTCGTCCACGTTAACCCCCTTGTTTCTCGAAAACCCGGTTCAGAAAACTCTCTGGTTTGAAAAACCTCCGGCGAAGAAGCAAAAGAGAAAACCGGAAGCCGACGGCGGCGTAATATCCGGACGGCGGTGTGCCCATTGCCAGGTGCAAAAGACCCCGCAGTGGCGAGCCGGACCACTAGGCCCAAAAACTCTGTGCAATGCTTGTGGCGTCCGGTTCAAATCCGGTCGGCTATTTCCCGAGTATAGACCGGCTTGCAGCCCGAATTTCTCGCAGGAAAACCACTCCAACAGCCACCGGAAAGTTTTAGAAATGCGGCGGAGGAAGGAGATCCCGGTTGAACCGGATCTGATGGTTCAGAGTTTCTGA